In Calliopsis andreniformis isolate RMS-2024a chromosome 8, iyCalAndr_principal, whole genome shotgun sequence, one DNA window encodes the following:
- the LOC143182403 gene encoding tubulin beta-3 chain — protein sequence MREIVHLQAGQCGNQIGAKFWEVISEEHGIDQSGIYHGDSDLQLERISVYYNEASVATSTNGGKYVPRAILLDLEPGTMDAVRSGAYGKLFRPDNFVFGQSGAGNNWAKGHYTEGAELVDSVLDVVRKECENCDCLQGFQLTHSLGGGTGSGMGTLLISKIREEYPDRIMNTYSVMPSPKVSDTVVEPYNATLSVHQLVENTDETYCIDNEALYDICFRTLKVSNPSYGDLNHLVSLTMSGVTTCLRFPGQLNADLRKLAVNMVPFPRLHFFMPGFAPLTSRSMQQYSALSVPELTQQMFDAKNMMAACDPRHGRYLTVAAVFRGRMSMKEVDEQMLSVQNKNSSYFVEWIPNNVKTAVCDIPPKGLKMSSTFIGNTTAIQELFKRISEQFTAMFRRKAFLHWYTGEGMDEMEFTEAESNMNDLVSEYQQYQEATAEEDFEAEECADDFETCEQE from the exons TTCTGGGAAGTGATCTCAGAGGAGCACGGCATAGACCAGTCCGGTATCTACCACGGAGACAGTGACCTGCAGCTGGAGCGAATCTCCGTCTACTACAATGAGGCTTCTG TTGCGACGTCGACGAACGGGGGAAAATATGTCCCGAGAGCCATCCTGCTGGACCTCGAGCCAGGAACCATGGACGCAGTACGCTCAGGGGCCTATGGGAAGCTCTTCAGGCCCGACAATTTCGTCTTCGGGCAATCAGGGGCGGGCAACAACTGGGCCAAAGGTCACTACACCGAGGGCGCAGAATTGGTCGACTCGGTGCTCGACGTAGTCAGGAAAGAATGCGAGAACTGCGATTGCCTACAGGGTTTCCAGCTGACTCACTCCCTGGGAGGAGGGACTGGGTCGGGAATGGGCACTTTGCTTATCTCTAAGATCCGCGAGGAGTACCCTGACAGAATCATGAACACCTACTCAGTGATGCCGTCGCCCAAAGTGTCTGACACAGTAGTCGAGCCATACAATGCTACCCTGTCTGTTCACCAACTGGTGGAAAACACAGACGAAACTTACTGCATCGACAACGAGGCCCTTTACGATATCTGCTTCCGAACCCTGAAGGTCTCGAATCCCAGCTACGGCGACCTGAATCATCTGGTATCATTGACCATGTCTGGCGTGACGACCTGTCTCAGGTTTCCTGGCCAACTAAACGCTGACTTGAGAAAGCTCGCTGTCAATATGGTACCCTTCCCTCGACTGCACTTCTTCATGCCAGGTTTTGCACCCTTGACCTCCAGGTCCATGCAACAGTACTCCGCTCTCTCGGTGCCAGAGCTCACGCAGCAGATGTTCGATGCTAAGAACATGATGGCAGCCTGTGACCCCAGGCACGGGCGGTACCTGACAGTGGCTGCTGTATTCCGAGGCAGGATGTCCATGAAGGAAGTCGACGAGCAAATGCTCAGCGTGCAGAATAAGAACAGCTCCTACTTTGTTGAATGGATACCGAATAATGTGAAGACTGCAGTCTGCGATATACCACCCAAGGGCTTGAAGATGTCGTCGACGTTCATTGGAAACACGACTGCTATCCAGGAGCTGTTCAAGAGAATCTCTGAGCAGTTTACTGCCATGTTCCGCAGGAAGGCTTTCCTGCACTGGTACACAGGGGAAGGTATGGACGAGATGGAGTTCACCGAGGCTGAATCGAACATGAATGACCTGGTGTCTGAGTACCAACAATATCAGGAGGCCACTGCTGAAGAAGATTTCGAGGCTGAAGAGTGCGCTGACGACTTCGAGACTTGCGAGCAGGAGTAG
- the LOC143182402 gene encoding tubulin beta-1 chain yields MREIVHVQLGQCGNNVGGKFWQVISDEHGLNPDGVFCGESDLQLQRMNVYFTQGAGARYVPRAVLVDLDQATLHSAQSGLCGRLFRPDNFVPGMAGTGNNWAKGYYTEGAELVHVALDVVRREAESCDLMQGIQVVHSLGGGTGSGMGTLLMTMLKEEYPDRILKSYSVIPSPKMSDVVVEPYNAILALGKMIDCTDETFCMDNQALHFICSNVLKLSIPTYSDANHLISACMSGITASLRFPGQLNIDLRKLMVNLVPFPRLHFFVPGYAPLTSRSSAPYTSLTVPELTMQLFTPNNMLAFCDPVTGKFLTAATIFRGRMSTKHVDEQMLNIQNRNSTYFVEWIPNNIQIAICDIPPRGLRMSATMISNTTAIQDLFKRLSKTFDEMLKKKAYLHWYTAEGMDEAEFFESGKNVHELICEYQQLQEAPAETDFEEEQVEYEEV; encoded by the exons ATGCGGGAAATAGTTCACGTGCAACTGGGTCAGTGCGGAAACAACGTGGGAGGGAAG TTTTGGCAAGTAATTTCGGATGAGCATGGCTTAAACCCCGATGGAGTCTTTTGCGGCGAGTCGGATCTTCAGCTGCAACGAATGAACGTGTACTTCACCCAGGGTGCAG GGGCTAGATACGTTCCCAGAGCAGTTCTAGTCGATCTCGACCAAGCAACCTTACACTCTGCGCAGTCTGGCCTCTGTGGCAGACTGTTCAGGCCAGACAACTTTGTCCCTGGCATGGCAGGTACAGGGAACAATTGGGCCAAGGGTTACTACACTGAAGGTGCCGAGCTGGTGCACGTAGCTTTAGATGTAGTTCGCAGGGAAGCTGAATCTTGCGACCTGATGCAAG GTATCCAAGTGGTCCATTCTCTGGGCGGTGGTACAGGGTCAGGGATGGGAACTTTGCTCATGACTATGCTGAAAGAAGAGTACCCAGATAGGATCCTCAAGTCCTATAGTGTGATACCGTCCCCGAAAATGTCTGACGTCGTTGTGGAACCTTATAATGCTATTCTAGCTCTTGGGAAAATGATCGATTGCACTGATGAGACTTTCTGCATGGACAATCAAGCCCTACACTTTATTTGCTCGAACGTTTTGAAGCTCTCCATACCAACTTACAGTGATGCTAATCATCTGATCTCCGCCTGCATGTCAGGCATCACTGCCTCCCTCAGATTCCCTGGTCAGCTGAACATCGACCTCAGGAAACTAATGGTGAACCTGGTGCCCTTCCCAAGGCTGCATTTCTTCGTCCCAGGATATGCACCCCTTACCTCTAGGAGTTCTGCTCCCTACACATCCCTCACAGTTCCAGAATTAACAATGCAACTGTTCACCCCTAACAATATGCTCGCTTTCTGTGATCCAGTCACTGGCAAGTTCCTCACTGCGGCTACCATCTTCAGAGGCAGGATGTCGACTAAG CATGTGGACGAGCAAATGCTGAACATACAGAACAGGAACAGTACCTACTTCGTCGAGTGGATACCTAATAATATTCAAATTGCTATCTGTGATATCCCTCCACGAGGTCTACGAATGAGCGCCACGATGATCTCGAATACGACAGCGATTCAAGATTTGTTTAAAAGACTGTCGAAGACCTTCGACGAGATGCTGAAGAAGAAAGCGTACCTGCACTGGTACACAGCAGAGGGGATGGACGAGGCAGAGTTCTTTGAGTCTGGGAAGAACGTCCACGAGCTTATCTGCGAGTACCAGCAGCTCCAGGAAGCGCCTGCTGAGACAGATTTCGAAGAGGAACAAGTAGAGTACGAGGAAGTATAA
- the LOC143182401 gene encoding tubulin beta-2 chain translates to MREIVHIQAGQCGNQIGAKFWEVISDEHGIDPTGTYHGDSDLQLERINVYYNEASGGKYVPRAILVDLEPGTMDSVRSGPFGKIFRPDNFVFGQSGAGNNWAKGHYTEGAELVDSVLDVVRKEAESCDCLQGFQLTHSLGGGTGSGMGTLLISKIREEYPDRIMTTFSVVPSPKVSDTVVEPYNATLSVHQLVENTDQAYCIDNEALYDICFRTLKLSTPTYGDLNHLVSATMSGVTTCLRFPGQLNADLRKLAVNMVPFPRLHFFMPGFAPLTSRGSQQYRALTVPELTQQMFDAKNMMAACDPRHGRYLTVAAVFRGRMSMKEVDEQMLNIQNKNSSYFVEWIPNNVKTAVCDIPPRGLKMSATFIGNSTAIQELFKRISEQFTAMFRRKAFLHWYTGEGMDEMEFTEAESNMNDLVSEYQQYQEATAEDEGEFDEEEETEEK, encoded by the exons ATGCGGGAAATCGTACACATCCAGGCTGGACAATGTGGCAACCAGATCGGTGCCAAG TTCTGGGAGGTAATTTCGGACGAGCATGGCATCGATCCAACCGGTACGTATCACGGAGACTCGGACCTTCAACTAGAAAGGATCAACGTCTACTATAATGAAGCTTCGGGAGGGAAGTACGTGCCACGAGCCATCCTCGTCGACTTGGAGCCAGGCACCATGGACTCTGTCCGCTCAGGACCCTTTGGGAAGATCTTCAGGCCTGATAATTTCGTCTTCGGGCAGTCAGGAGCTGGCAACAACTGGGCCAAGGGTCACTACACCGAGGGAGCCGAATTAGTGGACTCGGTTCTCGACGTAGTAAGGAAGGAAGCCGAGAGCTGCGATTGTCTTCAGGGTTTCCAGCTGACCCACTCCCTTGGCGGCGGCACTGGGTCAGGAATGGGCACTCTGCTCATCTCCAAGATCCGCGAGGAGTACCCAGATAGGATCATGACCACGTTCTCTGTAGTCCCGTCCCCGAAAGTGTCCGACACAGTGGTCGAACCTTACAACGCAACGCTGTCGGTGCACCAGCTGGTCGAGAACACTGACCAAGCCTACTGCATCGACAACGAGGCCCTTTACGATATCTGTTTCCGTACTTTGAAGCTGTCCACGCCCACCTACGGGGACCTGAACCATCTAGTTTCGGCCACCATGTCAGGGGTGACCACTTGCCTGCGATTTCCTGGACAATTGAACGCCGATTTAAGGAAGCTAGCCGTGAACATGGTCCCGTTCCCGCGGTTGCACTTCTTCATGCCTGGCTTTGCTCCTCTCACCTCTCGTGGCAGCCAGCAGTACAGAGCGCTGACTGTCCCTGAGCTCACTCAGCAGATGTTCGACGCCAAGAACATGATGGCTGCTTGTGACCCTAGACACGGGAGGTACCTAACCGTGGCGGCAGTCTTCCGAGGGAGGATGTCGATGAAGGAGGTGGACGAGCAGATGCTGAATATACAGAACAAGAATAGCTCATACTTCGTCGAGTGGATTCCTAATAACGTGAAGACCGCTGTCTGCGATATCCCGCCACGTGGACTGAAAATGTCTGCTACTTTCATTGGGAACTCGACTGCCATCCAGGAACTGTTCAAGAGGATCTCTGAGCAGTTCACTGCCATGTTCAGGAGGAAGGCTTTCCTGCACTGGTACACGGGAGAAGGCATGGACGAGATGGAGTTCACCGAGGCGGAGTCGAACATGAACGATTTGGTCTCGGAGTACCAACAGTACCAGGAAGCCACCGCGGAGGACGAGGGAGAGTTCGACGAAGAGGAGGAGACGGAGGAGAAGTAA
- the LOC143182400 gene encoding organic cation transporter 1 codes for MSSIDFDEVLVHVGEKGKYQNIMYYLLCIPATLPAAFLAFSQVFVSASPDHWCKVPELENMTDFLTLEERKALSLPFVKKSDGKVKYSRCTMYDVNYTAIVESWLGPAPLENATEYRPRGRLPPPPVANPDWPVSKCRHGWIYDTRDYDSTLVTELDLVCDNSWWPSTSTTFFYVGSLFGNVVFGWIADKWGRRTAFFAILFLEVIFSIATSFSPNYVIYTALRTVNGLFFPAIYQIPFILALELMGPRYRTFAGMVICMFFASAMSLLALLGYLLRHWFTLSLATSVPFVLLFSYYWIIPESPRWLLSKNRIDEAEVIVQRMAKINGKTVPSNFLRKMELEILRRQGVACNGTNSGENEVMDPGDEERLPPAGATPMDLIRNPNIRKKFFILAFDWVANAVVYNGLSYNATNLGVSDYLAFFIGGLVEIPSYVITWYAMDRLGRRWVLCLTMLLGGLACVSCMFVPEDAVWVTVCLAMIGKFGIAASFAVFYVFVGELLPTVLRSQAMGIASFIAGIGLLAFPYIVHLAVYSRVLPLIIMGTLSVAGALTSIFLPETLNIHLPQTIEEGELFGADFKLWSCPTLPKKGRHSEDKRESLPLRYLVNGRPGNRSSPSRSQEESTNQDAENSVEQSVPGDNTSTSDEKTELADGEDKCADVFVVVERKRTQ; via the exons GTGTTCGTGAGCGCGTCGCCGGACCACTGGTGCAAGGTCCCCGAGCTGGAGAACATGACAGACTTCCTGACGCTGGAGGAGAGGAAAGCACTGTCGCTGCCCTTCGTCAAGAAGTCGGATGGCAAGGTGAAGTACTCCAGGTGTACCATGTACGACGTCAACTACACGGCGATCGTCGAGTCGTGGCTTGGTCCCGCGCCCCTCGAGAACGCCACGGAGTATCGGCCGAGGGGACGATTGCCACCGCCACCGGTCGCTAACCCCGACTGGCCTGTCTCCAAGTGTCGACACGGCTGGATCTACGACACTCGGGACTACGACAGCACCCTAGTCACCGAG CTAGACTTGGTATGCGACAACAGCTGGTGGCCTTCGACCTCCACGACTTTCTTCTACGTCGGTAGCCTCTTCGGGAACGTCGTCTTCGGATGGATCGCTGATAAATGGGGCAGGAGGACGGCCTTCTTCGCGATACTCTTCCTCGAGGTGATATTCTCGATCGCCACCAGCTTCAGCCCCAACTATGTTATATACACTGCGCTGAGGACCGTCAATGGCCTCTTCTTTCCTGCCATCTATCAAATACCTTTCATATTGG CCCTGGAACTGATGGGTCCAAGGTACAGAACCTTCGCTGGGATGGTGATCTGCATGTTCTTCGCCTCAGCGATGTCCCTCCTGGCCTTGCTG GGCTACTTGCTGAGGCACTGGTTCACTCTGTCCCTGGCGACCTCAGTTCCCTTCGTCCTACTCTTCAGCTACTACTGGATCATTCCAGAGTCTCCACGATGGCTCCTCAGCAAGAACAGGATAGACGAGGCAGAGGTGATCGTCCAGCGGATGGCCAAGATCAATGGGAAGACAGTGCCCAGTAATTTCCTCAGGAAAATGGAG CTGGAGATCCTGAGGAGACAAGGGGTTGCCTGTAATGGGACGAACTCTGGGGAAAACGAGGTAATGGACCCAGGAGACGAAGAGAGACTGCCGCCTGCAGGGGCCACTCCGATGGACCTCATCAGGAACCCCAATATCAGGAAGAAGTTCTTCATTCTTGCCTTCGACTGGGTGGCCAACGCCGTCGTGTATAATGGACTCTCGTACAACGCCACGAATCTAGGAGTCTCTGATTACCTAGCCTTCTTCATTG GTGGTCTTGTGGAGATACCATCTTACGTGATCACTTGGTACGCCATGGATCGACTGGGCAGGAGATGGGTCTTGTGTCTCACTATGCTCTTGGGGGGCCTAGCCTGTGTCTCTTGCATGTTCGTTCCAGAAG ATGCTGTCTGGGTAACAGTGTGCCTGGCGATGATCGGGAAGTTCGGTATCGCTGCCTCCTTCGCCGTCTTCTATGTGTTCGTTGGAGAACTGCTACCAACAGTGCTGAGATCACAAGCGATGGGCATCGCCTCGTTCATCGCTGGCATCGGTCTCCTCGCGTTTCCTTATATCGTCCACCTAGCTGTCTATTCAAGGGTCCTGCCTCTGATCATAATGGGGACGCTGAGCGTCGCAGGCGCGCTCACGTCTATCTTCTTACCAGAGACACTCAACATCCACTTGCCTCAGACGATCGAGGAGGGAGAACTCTTCGGGGCGGACTTCAAGCTGTGGTCGTGTCCAACGTTACCAAA AAAAGGAAGGCACTCAGAGGACAAGCGTGAATCTCTTCCATTGAGGTACCTAGTGAATGGCAGGCCAGGGAACCGCTCCTCGCCGTCCAGGTCTCAGGAGGAGTCCACGAACCAAGACGCCGAGAACTCAGTCGAGCAGAGCGTCCCAGGGGATAACACGAGCACTTCGGACGAGAAGACCGAGCTGGCAGACGGGGAAGACAAGTGCGCGGACGTGTTCGTCGTCGTGGAACGAAAAAGGACGCAATGA